GTCTGGATCCAGAGCAGCTTTTTCTTGCGAGGTTGGTAATTGAAAGGCGGACTGGTGCAGTTTTCTCCCCCCTCCCCTACTGTTTTTCAGATTTCTGGAGGAACCAGATTTGGTGAGGAACTGGACCAGGTCaatgagtatttttatttttttttcctttctctccCCATAGCCAGGTAAGAGTACGCAAACACCAACACAATAAACAAGTGTAAGATGAAGAACTTTGATCCTGAAAACTGACACTGttgtgcttgtttgttttccttcagtTCCCTGTGGTGACCTGCAGGTTGTGCTGTGGGACGGTCCGAGAGGCACCAGGAACAACTGGACGAGGGTCATCTTGGCACAAGTCGAACTTTTGTGGTCTCGTCGTAGGGCTCAGTAAGATGGGCCGAGGAAAAGAGCAACTCCACACGTCACATCAAGGATCACAATTAAGCTCACCTGCGTATAATCTGTCTGCAGAGTGTAAATGATGGACAGCAGCTTTTGAACTCTTCaggtggagtatttgacttgaaTATTGGACAGGACCTTTTTTTGGTTTGCGCTCATGTAAAAATATTGGTTTGTGATGTCTTGCCTGTCTGTGTTGCAGCACAAAATGAAgatggtttttgttttgcacgGTGGATGAGACACGAGGTCAGGTCAACACAAACATGTGCCAGAACATTATAATACATgaaatttatttcaatatttttttttaaacattttaatcttGTTATTATTCAGAATACATAAAGTaaaatatttcaagcctttatttgtttccgtttggaTGATTATGTCAGAAATACAAAATCTAGTGTTTGACAAAATGAGAATTTCATGTgaccaacaaaaaaattacctgGTAGACAACCTTGACTGTTGACTTGATAGTCCACTCGTTAGGAAACTCCTGCAGATCTTTAAATCTTCCTTGCTTGACATCCTCTCCATCGCCGTCACTTGTGCACCTTTTCCAGCCACGTTTTCTCCTTCCTCTGTTTATGTCCTTCTGATGCGGCACTTTTTGAGCATCCAGCTGCTTTTGCAATTATTTTCTCTCCTGTTGATGATTTTCTGCACAACTGTCAAGTCATCAGTCTTTCACATGATTCTGAAGCCAACGAACCCAGACTGAGACCATTTCAAGGCCTCTCAACTTGAACTTTGTCATGATGTTCGAATTTTGGCAAagattagattttatttttttttttctgccataatTATCAAAATTGTAACAGGCTTGAAATACTTCACTTTGATTGTCACTTGTAATGCAAaactttgactttttaaaacattattgAAATAATTGAATATTTCTTGCATCcatacattgaaaaaaataaataaaaatctttcaTCAGGCTGTGAATGGTCATAACGTGTTATTGTGCAATCTCTTCCCTGTGTTGTCTTCCTGCATGTTGTGGTCCGTTCGGAGGCACCTGCAGGAGCCAGCGGACGAAGGTAAtgatccacgcacacacactgaagCGAGCAGCAcacaattaattgtacatgaactaACCGTCAATGTGCATTGATTGACAGGAGCAGGCGTGGAGGGAAAAGTGCTTCTCCCAGGAGTCGACCTGCAGGGCTTCAACTCGTTGAATGGAGTCTCATGTTGTAGTGAACATTGTATAACACCACATTGTGTTGAATGTTCCCCACTCAGCATCTGTTGCATCCTGGAAGGGGATTGGTCGCTCCATCTCGGCTTTCTTCACCAAATGGACTTTGGAGGATTTTTCTTGCCCGGACCGCTTGGGTGCTTGAGGTGAGGGGATGTCGCCCGACAACCTTTTGGGACTTTTAGAAACGTTGGCTTATGCAAATGCGTTCGTTTCTTGCAGGCTGCAGAAGGAGCCGGAATCCGTCGCGTCCAACCACAGCAGTGtaataaatgcacaaaatagaccattttcttgtttttgaaaCTAATTGTACTGTACCCCATCTGTTCTGGTGGGTTCTGTTGCAAGGTGGCGTTGGAGTGGGACGGGAGAGAGGCACAAAGATCCACCAGATGAGGGTGATGAAACCGACAGACGccgaaatgaaaaatgcaacactctgtgctttttgtttgtttttgtcattgcagTGTGAAGAAGCCACTTGGGATGGGAGACGCCAAGTAGAGCCAGAGCAAGTTCAACACCAAATGCACCAATGAATGGAAAGACTGGAAACGGGTAACAAATGCAAAATTTAATCTGCAAGTGGcataaatgacatattttctttttggtGCAGGTGTGAGGTGGATGTGGCTGGGATGAAGAAAAGGAGCAGTTCCACAAATGAAGAATCAAGCAGCACACAAATAAGTATCATCTGTTCGAGGGGTGCCTGGAAATGGTGAACTGGAGGGGGCAGAGTAGAGAGCCTTGTGGTTTGCCTTGCTTGAGTCTGGCTTGGGTTGTTGTGgttgttggttgttggtgtttttGAAGGTTGGAAAAGGTCTGATGGTAACGAGGGCAGACGTGgatggtgttttgtttta
This portion of the Festucalex cinctus isolate MCC-2025b chromosome 19, RoL_Fcin_1.0, whole genome shotgun sequence genome encodes:
- the LOC144007855 gene encoding uncharacterized protein LOC144007855 isoform X2 yields the protein MLWSVRRHLQEPADEGAGVEGKVLLPGVDLQGFNSLNGVSCCSEHCITPHCVECSPLSICCILEGDWSLHLGFLHQMDFGGFFLPGPLGCLRLQKEPESVASNHSSGVGVGRERGTKIHQMRCEEATWDGRRQVEPEQVQHQMHQ
- the LOC144007855 gene encoding uncharacterized protein LOC144007855 isoform X3, which produces MRHEEPADEGAGVEGKVLLPGVDLQGFNSLNGVSCCSEHCITPHCVECSPLSICCILEGDWSLHLGFLHQMDFGGFFLPGPLGCLRLQKEPESVASNHSSGVGVGRERGTKIHQMRCEEATWDGRRQVEPEQVQHQMHQ